AAATGACTATCAGGAATTTCGCCCAAAATTATTATCTTTGTGTGAAAAAATGAACCTATTTGAATTTACTAACAGATTTCCTGATGAATCTGCTTGCATTGCATACTTCAAGGAAACTCGCGACAAATTGGAAGTTGTGTGTACGAAATGTGGACATTCGGAACATTATTGGAAAAAGGACAGGATGTCGTATCAATGTAAGGATTGTGATAAACGAATTACTTTACGGAGCAGTACTGTTTTAGAAAATAGCAACTTGCCATATATTCTTTGGTTTAAGGCTATTCATTTGTTGACAACGACCAAGAAAACATTTTCAGCACTTGAAGTGCAAAGACAACTAAACCATAATTCTTATGAAGCAATATGGAAAATGCTTCATAAAATCAGAGAAGCAATGGGTAGACGGGATTCACGATATAACCTTAGCGAATATATCGAACTTGATGACGGCTTTTTTGAAACAGTTGACAAAGAAACCAAAGAGGAAGTCCGCAAGCGTGGCAGGGGAAGTCAAAAGCAGTCTAAGGTATTGGTGTTAATTGAATCTATCCCAGTTTTACCGGAGCAAAAAGCAAGCAAATACAAGCATAAGCCTGACAGAAAAGTAGGCCACGTAAAAATGATTGTAATGGAAAACCTTCAAGGCAAAAATATTAATGATAAAATGAAAGATCAGGTAAGCAAGGATACTTCAGCAATTTCTGATGCCTATAAAGGGTATAATAAACTTGAGGAAGTATTAAAATCCCATAAAGTAGTAAACACTTCAGAAATAAAGGAGGCACATAAGGTGTTGCCTTGGGTACATAGTGCTATAGGAAATGCAAAAAAAGTTCTTCAAGGACTTCATCATAGCATAGGTAAAGATTATCTTCAAAATTATTTAGACGAATTCTGTTATAAGTATAATCGACGCTACTTTGGAGACAAACTATTTGACAGGTTGTTGATAGCGTATATTGAATTTGAATAGTCTTTTGGGCGAAATAGCTGATAGTCATTTTGTTTTAAAATAATTGCAAATCCTACAGCTTGATCAGATTCTGCAAACATTTATGAATTTGTCTTTAATGGCAAAAACTACGAGCTTATAAAAGAGTTGAAAACCTTTAGCGATGCTGCTGCATATGCAGTTGAACGTGGAGGATACCTTGTTGAAATAAATAGCTTAGAGGAACAAAATACTGTTTTCGATGCCATAATAAATGGCGCCGTAGTTTCACCAAACTACATAACCATCAGCAATGGAGGAGGTATTGCCTACGTATGGATTGGAGCTACCGACAATTTTGCAGAGGGCACATGGCTTTGGGATGGCGATTATAATAATGTAGGAAATCACTTCTGGACTGGAGAAGGTGCAAACGGATTGAATGGCGTATGAACAACTATCAACAGTGCCTACACCAATTGGGGTGGAACAAGTGCTGGAACAGAACAGGAACCCGACAATTGGGGCTTTGGGCAAAACCATGCAGCTATGGGTCTTACTGGCTGGCCATCAGGGACAACAAATCTTGGAGCTCCAGGCGAATGGAACGATATTGTTGACATTAGCGAAGTTTACTATGTAATTGAATATGATAGTATATCCTCCTTTGTAAATTCCGTTATTGAAAATAAAACTCTCATTTATCCAAACCCTACAACTGGAATTTTATTTGTTGAAGGAAAAAATATTCAAACTATCGAAATTTTTGATATTACAGATAGGAAGATTCTAAGTTCCGAAAAACAAACTCTGAACCTGAACAGATTCGAAAAAGGTCTATATTTCGTAAATATAATGTTTAACAACCAATCGAAAGTTACTCGCAAAATAATCCTAGAATAACAACAAAAGTATATTTGAACCTTACACCTGTAAATTTGAAGCTTTTTACTGATGTAGTATGGTGGAATAATTTATCTTACCGAACTTAATTTTACAAGAACGTAGAGGAAAAG
The nucleotide sequence above comes from Bacteroidota bacterium. Encoded proteins:
- a CDS encoding IS1595 family transposase, giving the protein MNLFEFTNRFPDESACIAYFKETRDKLEVVCTKCGHSEHYWKKDRMSYQCKDCDKRITLRSSTVLENSNLPYILWFKAIHLLTTTKKTFSALEVQRQLNHNSYEAIWKMLHKIREAMGRRDSRYNLSEYIELDDGFFETVDKETKEEVRKRGRGSQKQSKVLVLIESIPVLPEQKASKYKHKPDRKVGHVKMIVMENLQGKNINDKMKDQVSKDTSAISDAYKGYNKLEEVLKSHKVVNTSEIKEAHKVLPWVHSAIGNAKKVLQGLHHSIGKDYLQNYLDEFCYKYNRRYFGDKLFDRLLIAYIEFE
- a CDS encoding C-type lectin domain-containing protein, producing MKTFSDAAAYAVERGGYLVEINSLEEQNTVFDAIINGAVVSPNYITISNGGGIAYVWIGATDNFAEGTWLWDGDYNNVGNHFWTGEGANGLNGV
- a CDS encoding T9SS type A sorting domain-containing protein, whose protein sequence is MGLTGWPSGTTNLGAPGEWNDIVDISEVYYVIEYDSISSFVNSVIENKTLIYPNPTTGILFVEGKNIQTIEIFDITDRKILSSEKQTLNLNRFEKGLYFVNIMFNNQSKVTRKIILE